One Halorientalis litorea DNA segment encodes these proteins:
- a CDS encoding sulfatase, with the protein MSERPDIVVLMLDSVRADALSCYAGGDLTPNIDAIADDGLLFENAFAPATWTVPTHASLFTGAYPGEHGTDKGNSYLNPSYTTLAERLSGAGYETVLYSNNVHLTDEFGFTRGFDVAESSHAVSDDENVIDWNEFIAGRDHDSGPRKYLEILGHVWKNRDKDVVQSLRNASQLKYNYHFGDNGARATNRFLTDYEFDSPSFVFVNYMEAHNPFEPPDGYGTDEGSPDVEGWKYDSGMPGADLTDEQKETLKENYRGEIAYLDERIGDVYDELVDENTVFVVTADHGVAIADHGYLYHGTGLYNPVTKVPLVVAGTDRSGRIDHSVGLIGLYRTVCQLAGIDPEEGVDSTIRGSDWLSVDANRDVYMERQGQAADFVEQVRAVQGNRAAAEADKYERALVRGRHKYIREWDPETESWATEGGELYDYVETPDESTELDDEDVRATMRAALDDVADSLEPRENTGGVSDLDSDVEDRLQELGYIT; encoded by the coding sequence ATGTCTGAGCGCCCGGACATCGTCGTCCTGATGCTGGACTCGGTGCGAGCGGACGCGCTCTCCTGTTACGCCGGCGGTGACTTGACGCCGAACATCGACGCCATCGCCGATGACGGCCTCCTGTTCGAGAATGCGTTCGCCCCAGCGACGTGGACGGTGCCGACGCACGCGTCGCTGTTTACAGGTGCCTACCCCGGTGAACACGGTACCGACAAGGGAAACTCCTATCTCAACCCCTCGTACACGACGCTCGCCGAACGCCTCTCGGGTGCGGGGTACGAGACGGTGCTGTACTCGAACAACGTCCACCTCACCGACGAGTTCGGGTTCACCCGCGGCTTCGACGTAGCGGAGAGCAGTCACGCCGTCTCCGACGACGAGAACGTTATCGACTGGAACGAGTTCATCGCCGGCCGAGACCACGACTCCGGCCCGCGGAAGTACCTCGAAATCCTCGGCCACGTCTGGAAGAACCGCGACAAAGACGTAGTGCAGTCGCTTCGCAACGCCTCACAACTCAAGTACAACTACCACTTCGGCGACAACGGCGCACGGGCCACGAACCGCTTTCTTACGGACTACGAGTTCGACAGCCCCTCGTTCGTGTTCGTCAACTACATGGAGGCCCACAATCCCTTCGAGCCGCCGGATGGGTACGGCACGGACGAGGGTTCACCGGACGTGGAAGGGTGGAAATACGACAGCGGGATGCCCGGTGCGGACCTCACCGACGAGCAGAAAGAGACGCTGAAGGAGAACTACCGCGGCGAGATAGCCTACTTGGACGAGCGAATCGGCGACGTGTACGACGAACTCGTGGACGAGAATACGGTGTTCGTCGTCACGGCGGACCACGGCGTCGCCATCGCCGATCACGGCTACCTCTACCACGGGACAGGGCTGTACAATCCCGTGACGAAGGTGCCGCTCGTGGTCGCTGGGACCGACCGGAGTGGCCGTATCGACCACTCCGTCGGCCTCATCGGACTGTACCGGACGGTCTGCCAGCTAGCGGGCATCGACCCAGAGGAAGGCGTCGACTCCACGATACGCGGGTCGGACTGGCTCTCGGTCGATGCGAACCGAGACGTATACATGGAGCGACAGGGACAGGCGGCGGATTTCGTCGAGCAGGTCCGGGCGGTGCAGGGTAACCGCGCGGCAGCGGAAGCCGACAAGTACGAACGCGCGCTCGTCCGCGGCCGCCACAAGTACATCAGAGAGTGGGACCCCGAAACGGAGTCGTGGGCGACAGAAGGCGGCGAACTCTACGACTACGTCGAGACACCGGACGAGTCGACGGAACTAGACGACGAGGACGTGCGGGCGACGATGCGAGCGGCACTCGACGATGTCGCCGACTCGCTCGAACCGCGAGAGAACACTGGGGGCGTCTCTGACCTCGATTCCGACGTCGAGGACCGCCTGCAGGAACTGGGGTACATCACCTGA
- a CDS encoding TrmB family transcriptional regulator, whose protein sequence is MAEDVPDVFDHLGLTEYEATALTNLLTLGRTTAPNLAEATGIPKARIYGVLESLSDRGYIKMIPGRPKEYQPKAPEEILDRAVQNRRQDYEQFRQDLEDVREQFLAEFGPRFERASEDITPTEELFHVVDVGGPSERETTELYHDARERVRVITKSFEYFDAVRPAFEDALDRGVDVDVLLLDPDHLSAENRPVQERMVDRLTEQYPSVDLRFSAAKLPWRGTVVDPSMDYETGRAIFLVEEKDVPLHMRQAAITDNGSFVAGLWRYFQLTWEYESDPVR, encoded by the coding sequence ATGGCAGAGGACGTGCCCGACGTGTTCGACCACCTCGGACTGACGGAGTACGAGGCGACGGCACTGACGAACCTGCTGACGCTCGGGCGCACGACGGCCCCGAACCTCGCGGAGGCGACGGGCATCCCGAAGGCGCGTATCTACGGCGTCCTCGAATCGCTCTCGGACCGCGGGTACATCAAGATGATTCCGGGCCGGCCCAAGGAGTACCAGCCGAAAGCCCCCGAAGAAATCCTCGACAGGGCCGTCCAGAACCGCCGACAGGACTACGAGCAGTTCCGGCAGGACCTGGAGGACGTCCGCGAACAGTTCCTCGCGGAGTTCGGCCCCCGGTTCGAGCGGGCGAGCGAGGACATCACGCCGACCGAGGAACTGTTCCACGTCGTCGACGTGGGCGGGCCGAGCGAGCGCGAGACGACGGAACTGTACCACGACGCCCGAGAGCGGGTCCGCGTCATCACCAAGAGCTTCGAGTACTTCGACGCCGTCCGCCCTGCCTTCGAGGACGCGCTGGACCGGGGCGTTGACGTAGACGTGCTGCTGCTCGACCCCGACCACCTGAGTGCCGAGAACCGACCGGTACAGGAGCGGATGGTCGACCGACTCACCGAACAGTATCCGTCCGTCGACCTGCGGTTCAGCGCGGCGAAACTCCCGTGGCGCGGCACCGTCGTCGACCCGAGCATGGACTACGAGACGGGGCGGGCCATCTTCCTCGTCGAGGAGAAGGACGTGCCCCTCCACATGCGGCAGGCAGCCATCACCGACAACGGGTCCTTCGTGGCCGGGTTGTGGCGGTACTTCCAACTGACGTGGGAGTACGAGAGCGACCCCGTCAGGTGA